A single Gambusia affinis linkage group LG20, SWU_Gaff_1.0, whole genome shotgun sequence DNA region contains:
- the LOC122823624 gene encoding ubiquitin carboxyl-terminal hydrolase 31-like, which translates to MSKVVSSKEKKSFSKKLFRRSSVRSVGSFMNRVLRTLSTLSHFGTDEQAADDEKDEAALIPSTTGGSVPSDDSDCGGFPFGDKVPGVAGLKNHGNTCFMNAILQCLSNTELFAEYLALEQFRGGEASSGSSEKAKPNGAPLVQKKGSSQPQEAGEVTEQLSGLVRALWTFEYTPQHSRDFKNVVSKSALQFRGNSQHDAQEFLLWLLDRVHEDLNQIIHPDSRPPSKPPVEEEAVPEGSPLPAPGSFVQELFQAQYRSSLTCPHCQKQSNTFDPFLCISLPIPVPHTRPLYVTVVYQGKCSHCMRVGVAVPLSGTVSRLRQAVAQETKIPAQQIVLTEMYFDGFHRSFCDDDEDLEIIQESDSIFAFETPELFRPEQIRSKRGGTTSGSPHANLNQNNLKYATDNNRISGQIPEPSTPPPSPNKNSGQTEKIVLLVCNRACAGQQGRRFGNPFILYLERTVTWDTLQTEILEKMRHLLRPGAIFQVGPFTLRVVGVVGITYLLPQEEQPLCHPSVERAFKSCGPGGPPHVKIVVEWDKETKDYLFKRTEDEYIPDAESVRQVKEQHLQPQTCSLAQCLQLYTKEEQLAPDDAWRCPHCKQLQQGSIKLSLWTLPDILILHLKRFRQDGDRRVKMQNMVKFPLTGMDMAPHMVKRSQSSWSLPSHWSPWRRPYGMGRDPEDYLYDLYAVCNHHGTMQGGHYTAYCKNSIDGQWYCFDDSDVHPISEDDVCKQTGYILFYQRRATIPSWSANSSVGGSTSSSLCEHWISRLMGSRPPSQASSGSSRRTSLASLSESAEFAGERSEDDGLSTRPAVRGMQRQTFSSRSSIASPLVLSENGTKPSWSHSAKLQLRSNSPSRFSLESHSSPTLERIGEVVDIQPTTPSFTGSPKPEKMSGGKSALAALDTNVGTKRLIEQGRFKSVVQAEQRSSNPTGENNNAEQVSPRHGIPPKEVKQRNGSAESVGIKRTSGKTGLDGERSPRKRPPTSSTSSSSLSPASPAIDKSPSRTQSKSAVSASNPKDKSSAPPKTSKGGSSRTATPSKKTSSQTTESLHPEAQQRKSGSPQTSQPQKRASTREGSEKNSAGERTRVADRSTSRESSRASAVSDRKVSHGGASSRLSAASRAEGRSGRAVEERPAGRSSSSSSSMTSLRSSSVGVSSTSSAPSSRGPRGTSKTEDKGLSFFKTALRPKENRKPGETAKSDAKAISEESGGDTTQRAASKKVQNAGSELHSSAKDKESSKVSGAAKNSLLPSAKSKLPETQTSSPAAMKDPAKKEAAKKTLQSRKIPINSSQSSQRSK; encoded by the exons ATGTCTAAGGTGGTCAGCAGCAAGGAGAAGAAATCCTTCAGCAAGAAGCTGTTCCGGAGGAGTTCGGTCCGATCCGTGGGGAGCTTCATGAACAGAGTCCTCCGGACCCTGTCCACTCTCTCCCACTTCGGAACCGACGAGCAGGCCGCCGACGACGAGAAGGACGAGGCGGCTTTGATACCGAGCACCACCGGAGGCTCCGTCCCGTCCGACGACAGCGACTGCGGGGGTTTCCCCTTCGGGGACAAGGTGCCCGGTGTCGCCGGGCTCAAGAACCACGGCAACACCTGCTTCATGAACGCCATCCTGCAGTGCCTGAGCAACACGGAGCTGTTCGCGGAGTACCTGGCTTTGGAGCAGTTCCGGGGGGGAGAGGCGAGCAGCGGCAGCAGCGAGAAGGCGAAGCCCAACGGGGCGCCGCTGGTCCAGAAGAAGGGGAGCAGCCAGCCGCAGGAGGCGGGAGAGGTGACGGAGCAGCTGTCCGGGCTGGTCCGGGCTCTCTGGACCTTCGAGTACACACCGCAGCACAGCAGGGACTTCAAG AACGTGGTGTCGAAGAGCGCCCTGCAGTTCAGAGGGAACTCCCAACACGACGCCCAGGAGTTCCTCCTCTGGCTGCTCGACAGAGTCCACGAAGACCTCAACCAGATCATCCACCCGGACAGCAGACCCCCCAGCAAG CCGCCAGTAGAGGAGGAAGCCGTTCCTGAAGGATCTCCGCTGCCAGCGCCTGGATCTTTTGTTCAGGAACTGTTTCAGGCTCAATACAG GTCTTCCCTGACTTGTCCTCACTGCCAGAAACAGAGCAACACGTTCGATCCTTTCCTCTGCATCTCACTGCCAATCCCAGTACCTCACACCCG GCCTCTGTACGTGACGGTGGTGTACCAGGGGAAGTGTTCTCACTGCATGCGGGTCGGGGTGGCCGTGCCGCTGTCGGGCACCGTGTCCAGACTGCGGCAAGCTGTGGCTCAGGAGACCAAGATTCCCGCCCAACAG ATCGTCCTCACTGAGATGTACTTCGATGGCTTTCACCGCTCCTTCTGCGACGACGACGAAGACCTGGAGATCATTCAGGAGAGTGACTCCATCTTCGCTTTCGAGACGCCTGAGCTGTTCAGGCCGGAGCAGATCCGGTCCAAACGGGGTGGGACCACATCAG GGAGCCCACATGCAAACCTCAATCAGAACAACCTGAAGTACGCAACGGACAACAACAGGATCTCCGGTCAGATCCCAGAGCCCAGCACGCCGCCTCCGAGCCCCAACAAGAACAGCGGCCAGACGGAGAAGATCGTGCTGCTGGTGTGCAACCGGGCCTGCGCCGGACAGCAGGGGCGCAG GTTTGGGAATCCCTTTATCCTCTACTTGGAGCGCACAGTGACATGGGACACGCTGCAGACAGAAATTCTGGAGAAGATGCGGCATCTTTTGCGTCCTGGCGCCATTTTTCAA GTGGGGCCCTTCACTTTGCGTGTGGTGGGAGTGGTGGGAATCACATACCTACTGCCTCAAGAGGAGCAGCCGCTCTGCCATCCGTCTGTGGAGAG GGCTTTCAAGTCCTGCGGCCCAGGCGGTCCACCTCATGTCAAGATTGTTGTCGAATGGGACAAGGAGACAAAAGACTA TCTGTTCAAGAGGACGGAGGATGAGTACATCCCGGATGCGGAGAGCGTGCGTCAGGTGAAGGAGCAGCATCTGCAGCCGCAGACCTGTTCCCTGGCCCAGTGCTTACAGTTGTACACCAAAGAGGAGCAG CTTGCCCCGGATGATGCGTGGAGATGTCCACACTgcaagcagctgcagcagggcAGCATCAAGCTGAGTCTGTGGACGCTGCCAGACATCCTTATACTTCACCTCAAGCGCTTCAGACAG GATGGAGATCGGCGCGTGAAGATGCAGAACATGGTGAAGTTCCCTCTCACAGGCATGGACATGGCGCCACACATGGTGAAGAGGAGCCAGAGCAGCTGGAGTCTCCCGTCCCACTGGTCGCCGTGGAGACGGCCCTACGGCATGGGCCGGGACCCTGAGGACTACCTGTACGACCTGTACGCCGTGTGCAACCATCACGGCACCATGCAGGGGGGGCACTACACAG CTTACTGTAAGAACTCCATTGATGGCCAGTGGTATTGCTTCGACGACAGTGACGTTCATCCCATTTCTGAAGACGATGTGTGCAAGCAGACGGGTTACATCCTGTTTTATCAAAGACGAGCAACCATCCCGTCCTGGTCTGCCAACAGCTCAGTTGGAG GTTCCACCAGCTCTTCTCTGTGTGAGCACTGGATCAGTCGGCTGATGGGAAGCCGTCCTCCCAGCCAGGCCTCGTCTGGATCCTCCAGACGCACCTCTCTGGCATCTCTGTCCGAGTCCGCCGAGTTCGCCGGGGAACGGAGTGAGGACGATG GCCTTTCGACCCGACCAGCCGTCAGAGGCATGCAGAGGCAAACGTTCTCGTCACGATCGTCTATTGCCAGCCCTCTTGTTCTGAGTGAAAATGGCACAAAGCCATCCTGGTCTCACTCAGCCAAGCTCCAGCTCCGCTCCAACTCTCCCTCACGCTTCTCCCTGGAGTCTCATTCCTCTCCGACTCTGGAACGGATCGGAGAGGTGGTTGATATCCAGCCGACAACCCCGAGTTTCACCGGTTCACCTAAGCCAGAGAAAATGTCTGGAGGGAAGTCAGCCCTCGCTGCATTGGACACTAATGTGGGAACTAAGAGGCTAATAGAGCAGGGGCGCTTCAAGTCTGTGGTACAGGCAGAGCAGAGGAGCTCGAACCCAACAGGGGAAAACAATAACGCAGAGCAGGTAAGTCCTCGACATGGAATACCCCCAAAGGAGGTGAAGCAAAGAAATGGGAGTGCAGAAAGTGTTGGCATCAAAAGGACCTCAGGCAAGACCGGGTTGGACGGTGAAAGAAGTCCCAGGAAACGGCCTCCCACTTCCTCAACGTCCTCCAGCTCCCTTTCCCCTGCGTCTCCAGCCATCGACAAGTCGCCGTCTCGAACTCAGTCCAAGAGCGCAGTATCTGCGTCAAACCCCAAGGACAAAAGCTCTGCGCCGCCTAAAACAAGCAAGGGAGGTTCCTCAAGAACAGCAACACCTTCCAAGAAAACATCTTCACAGACCACAGAGTCATTACATCCTGAAGCGCAGCAGAGGAAGAGCGGCTCTCCACAGACCTCACAGCCCCAGAAGAGGGCATCAACTAGAGAGGGGAGCGAGAAAAACTCAGCTGGGGAAAGGACTCGAGTAGCAGACAGAAGCACTAGTCGGGAGTCTTCGCGGGCGAGTGCCGTGTCGGATAGGAAGGTCAGCCATGGGGGGGCTTCCTCCAGGCTGAGTGCGGCGAGTCGAGCTGAAGGCAGGTCAGGTAGAGCTGTGGAGGAGAGGCCAGCGGGCcggagctccagcagcagctcctctatGACTAGCCTCAGATCCTCAAGCGTTGGGGTTTCCTCCACCAGTTCAGCTCCGTCATCAAGGGGACCACGAGGGACCAGCAAGACGGAAGACAAAGGTCTGTCCTTCTTCAAAACCGCTCTGAGACCCAAGGAGAACCGCAAACCAGGCGAGACCGCGAAATCGGACGCAAAAGCAATCTCAGAAGAAAGTGGCGGGGACACAACCCAGCGTGCAGCAAGCAAGAAAGTTCAGAATGCGGGTTCAGAACTGCACAGTTCAGCCAAAGATAAGGAATCCTCTAAAGTATCCGGTGCAGCTAAAAactctctgctgccctctgcaAAATCCAAGCTCCCTGAAACGCAAACCTCGTCTCCAGCTGCCATGAAGGACCCGGCAAAGAAAGAGGCGGCTAAAAAGACACTGCAGTCCAGGAAGATCCCAATCAATTCCTCACAAAGTAGCCAGAGGTCCAAGTGA